In Camelus dromedarius isolate mCamDro1 chromosome 16, mCamDro1.pat, whole genome shotgun sequence, the genomic stretch TAATTCCCCCGAAGTCCTGGTACTCTCTCACCCTGCAAAAGAGGCCATGCTTTGCCTGAAACAGAAACGCATCCAGTCCTCAgctgccccccaaaaaagtggCCCCGATGGGtgaaatcctttcacaatgtacaCTTATATCATCAttatgtacactttaaatatcttaacaattttgtcaattatatctaaaaaaaaaaaaaaaaatccaagcaggTATGTtggggctggtggtggtggtgaggctCAGATCTTTGAGGTGGTCCAGGGACTCAGTTCCCTCCAACCAAACCAAGTTACCAGTGCTATATCTGCCTTCTGACAAGTTGGGAAGTAGGAATATCGCTTCCATTTAAGGGTAAAACCCTGAATTTACcaccttgacttttttttttaccttttttttcttttattgaagtagttaatttacaatgttgtattagtttcaggtgtacagcaaagtcatCTACGTaccttctttttcagattcttttccattataggttattataagattgaatatagtttcctgtgctatatagtaagtctttgctgtttatctgttttatatatagtagtgtgtatatattaatcccaaactcctaatttacccctcctccaccaccttcACTTTTTTACATCTCTTTGCCCAAAACTTAGTCTTGTGGCTGTATCTAGGTACGAGCTAATATAATCAAGCTAAAAGCTCATTAACATAACCATCATTTCCcatagttaccattttctttcttttccctttttttgtttgtggtgagaacacttttaaaatcttagcaaatttcaagtaaacagtacagtattgttaccTATAGTCAGTGTTCCACACTAGATCTCCAGtttgaacttttaaataaatgataagtAAATTTCCATCTTGTCTCTGTTAAAGCAACCAAATCAATAGTCTAACAAATCAAATCTACTTATAAGatatttcttgcttcttttgaGGTCAACCCAGAAATCCAAGCCCACTAACCCCACAGCTTTTCTGTTTCAGAGTAGTTACAACTTCTCACATTCCCTTATCCTGAATCCCTGAGAGCATCTCAAGGGCAGGGAGggtatcttttattttcagtgaatcCTCAGTGCATAGTACAGTCTGGCAACCTAGCAGATCCTGGACAGATGGCTGTTGACTGGCTCAGGGCCAAGAGTGGATGGAATGCAGAGGGTAAGAGAGGGACAGgcaaagaatgtgtgtgtgtgatctctTGGGGCAATATAAGTACTTTACATAGTACTTACACTCTCTGTTAGCTCAGGTAAGCCAgagtacttgaaaaagaaaaaaagaatacaaagcaATACTACAATACAAGGTAACCTACTCAATGACTCCTTCCTTGAGATGAAACATTTTAATCCGATGGTAGCACGTAACACTGTACAGGGAGCCTCACAGCTCCGAGTTTCCCTCCAGATGAAAAGGGAAGTTCTCAGAAATAACTAGATTTGCTATAGCCTGGTCCCCTGCccatgggagggaggggaaacaaTGTGGGAGAAGCACTGTGGTCGGTCTGCCTTCATGTCACTCGTAGATCCAGTTCTGAGCACAGCTCTTGTAATCTGCCAGTTCCTCAGGGTGAAACCACAAGCCAATCTCCTTCTCAGCACTCTCCACGGAATCACTGCCATGGATAATGTTCCTGAATGGGGAAAGAGATGGCCACATTACCAAGAGCAGAAGGACCAAACTGCCCAGAGGCTCCCCTCATTCCCATTGCCAGAAAGCCTACAGCTGCTGGAGCAGAAAAAGCCAGAGCTCCATGTACACTATTCCATGTCACCCATGACTGCCATTAATGTAAGGATGAAGAGTGCCCCCCACATCCAGCCCTCCTAGCAATACTGACACAAGCAGTGAGAGCCTTCAGGAAGGACTCTGGTCAGCAAAGGGAGTTGTACCCAGTTCTACCCTCTCAGCAGATGTGCAGCCATAGTGATGTTAAcagccagaggcagagagagcctGCAAAGCCAAACACCAATTTAAGGAGGAAAACAGGAACTCTGATTACAGATTGATCTGTATATGGCAACATGTCTATCCCTAGCTTCAGAAACCCGTATTCTTGTGGCACCTAACTTGGATTTTTAGAAAAGGGTAAAATGCACCAACTCCTACCTGCCAACTTGGATGCAAAAGTCCCCACGGATGGTCCCAGGCTTGGAGTCTGCAGGGTTGGTCTCCCCGAGCATCACTCGGCCTGTCTTCACAACATTTAGCCCCTCCCAGACCTCCAAGGACAAAAGAAGATATGGTCAAGGAAAAAAACCAGTCTCAACAGAAACCTGAAAACTATTcattcaaagaaagagaaaaagaaaaatcttccttAAAATGACATTcgttcattgaacaaatatttatggagcatctaCATGTTCTAGCACTGGAATcctggtctccctgcccccatTCCTGCCTTTCTataatccattctttttttaaaatttatttgtattgttattattattttctaattttgctgggggcgggtaattaggtttgttggcttatttatttatttttttcttatttaatggagctactggggattgtacccaggacctcatgcatgctaggcatgcactctatcactgagctataccctcccctccttatAATCCATTCTTGACACAGTAGCCAGAGTAGCCTTTTTAAAACACCAAGTGTAAAAACCTCCCATAGCCTCCCAGCCCTCATGAAGTACAGGGCCAGCACAGCGCTACATGTTCTGGCCTCTGCCTGTGCCTCTGAACTCATCTCATCCAACTTTCTCTTCCACCCACCAGGCTTCAGCTATTCCAAATTTCTTTCTGTACTTCAAAAAGTCCCCCACTCCAGGCCCTTTTGCACATGCTACTTTCTTGGTTGAGAATGCTCTTCACTGTGAATCTGTGcatggctggctccttctcattCAGATCTTAGGGTGAAAATCATGTTCCTTGACCACCCAATCAAAAGTAGTTACTTGTTATCACATCATCCTATTTCATTTCTGTGCACATCATTAATCATGTATTTTTCGGTTTCTTTATCATCTGTCCATCCTCTCTTTCAGGATGTGTAGACAAGAAAAGCTATGAAAACAGTTACCTATGTTGTCTCACTCATGACTATATCCCCAGTGTCTGGAAAAGAGCCCGACACAAAGATGACACCCAATACGTACTCAGAGAAGAATTACTACAATAAACATGAAACCATCTCCCTGCCCTCAAGAGCTTACAGTCAGGTAGATCTCTCCTGATCTCTCCCAGATGAGTCTTCAGTTCAGCAAGCAAATGTATTTTATCTTTGTTGAGCTAGAAATCTGACTCATATCCTAACCATCCAGTGCCCCAGCCTCTGTATCCTCTGCATCAATGAGGACCTGGCATCAGAAGCAGGAATCACAacatcccctcttccctcccaacTGAGTCATTCACATCAACATCCCACACATGTACACTCACCATGGCAACCACTGGCCCTGAGTGCATGTATTTCACCAGGCCAGCAAAGAACGGGCGGTCCTTCAGGTCGATATAGTGCTCCTTGAGAAGGTCTTCAGAAGCCTATTCCACAGGACAGAGGATGAGAACTGATCCAAACACTTCCTCAAACCCAGGAATCTAGTTATTTCCCACTCACCCATCCTGCTGTATAAAACATGAGCTCTCAGCTCACTAGTTCTGTTATAACCCAAttcactctttattttttttattaaaaaatttttttgtatattttgttttgcctttttaaaaaaaaattttaaagtggcagtttctatttatttatttatttgtttgtttgtttgtttattggggggtaattagacttatttatttatttttaatggaggtacctggggattgaacgcaggaccttgtgcatactaagcatgtgctctaccactgagctataccctctctccccaacccccagttCACTCTTGACTTTACCAGAGGGAAGAAGTGACAGGGACTAAAAGTGCTTCAGCTTTGTACCAATTTTCCCCCTACTGGCCTTGACTGATCAGAATAAAATTACAGAACATTAGAATTGAATCCAGCCACCGCATTTTAGACAAGAAAACTAACAATACAATGAATTTTCATTCCCAAGAAGCCTCAACTAAAATATTAGAGGGAGGTGGTCTAAGCATTGAATGAGAAGCAAATTGAACCAGGCCATTTCTCAGGAATACTTCACATTTATTCAGAGGATAAAGGCCCATTGTGGGGAGCCATGCAATTCCCACAGGTATTTACAAACCACCCAAAAGTGTATGACATCTAGCAATAAGTAATGTTACTGAAGAATGTATTAGAATCTTTCACATTGCAAGCCTGGTATGTGGGAACAAATCAAGTTAGCTagagagaaaaccccctgcttagCACTGCCAGCCTGACTCAGCTGTGTTCTCTCTTTGCCACCAAATACACGCTTGCCAAGTGTCCAACGAGGTCCCTTAGTTTTCCCAGTCCTCTGGTACCACATCCCATCATTCGGCCCCTGGTTGATCGTCACTAGCCAAAGCAAACTTACACAGCCGTGTGATCACTCCGTGTTAGAGTTCACCCTGCCCCGTCCTCTCAATCCACAGGACTTGTAGTGGCAGTCTCCTAACACACACTGACGACCTGCCCTTACCAGAACACTTTTAATTCTATTCATTGGTTCTGGTTATCTTTCCTCTGCAAAAGAGATcacaggctttttctttttttttggcagcaGGAGTGCTCAAGTTTTCCCTTGCCTCCCTCCACATCAGACCTAAATAACCCTGCAGGTTCACGGCAACAATCCCCTGCCCCATGCTTCACCACGTCCAAGTCCTTGATGGGAAACTCAGTGTAAAGGACAAAATGTACACACTGAGGGGTCAGAGAGACCCGGTTAAAACCCCAGTTGCCTCAGTGACTTGGTAATCAcacattacttaacctctccaagtCCTAGCTTCCTCATCGCCAACCAAGGGAATAGGAATAAGTACCTCTCTGGGTTGTCATGAGGGCTGGATTAGAAAACACATATGCCCAGAACATGATAAATAACTGATCAGCAATACTTTGATTCACTTTACCTTCAAAACCTAATTTAATATGCAAACTCTCTGGAAAGCACTGCTTGTCCAGCTAGGATCATTCCGTCATGCTCTCCCCTC encodes the following:
- the LOC105097738 gene encoding nucleoside diphosphate kinase A, coding for MANSERTFIAIKPDGVQRGLVGEIIKRFEQKGFRLIAMKLMQASEDLLKEHYIDLKDRPFFAGLVKYMHSGPVVAMVWEGLNVVKTGRVMLGETNPADSKPGTIRGDFCIQVGRNIIHGSDSVESAEKEIGLWFHPEELADYKSCAQNWIYE